The proteins below are encoded in one region of Mycobacterium pseudokansasii:
- a CDS encoding YciI family protein, with protein MTDRIQAPKVIEDSGDPVGLTLYVVTSTAARGTDAVQQHLQDHFAYLRELEDRGVLFAAGPLWTDDGEYFEGDGMLIYRAGSVSEAQAIADGDPMHASGARTYRIRPWLIHDGNIGIRVFLSQSRHELL; from the coding sequence GTGACGGACCGGATCCAAGCGCCGAAAGTCATCGAAGATTCGGGCGACCCGGTCGGGTTGACGCTGTACGTCGTCACCTCGACGGCGGCACGCGGTACAGATGCCGTGCAGCAACACCTCCAGGATCACTTCGCCTACCTGCGCGAGTTGGAAGACCGCGGAGTGCTTTTCGCTGCGGGCCCACTATGGACCGACGACGGCGAATACTTCGAAGGCGACGGCATGCTGATCTACCGCGCGGGTTCGGTGAGCGAGGCTCAGGCGATTGCCGACGGCGATCCGATGCATGCCAGCGGCGCGCGGACCTATCGCATCAGACCGTGGTTGATCCATGACGGCAATATCGGCATCCGCGTATTTCTTTCCCAGTCGCGCCACGAGCTGCTATGA
- a CDS encoding haloalkane dehalogenase, giving the protein MNPLPPITGPKKRVGVLNSVMSYVDAGEGDPIVFLHGNPTSSYLWRNVMSHVSDLARCLAPDLIGMGTSAKSPTFSYRFADHARYLDAWFENVGVAERVVLVVHDWGSALGFYRALRYPEQIAGIAYMEALVQPRPWAGFTDLEPFFRALRSERGEQMALDRNAFVEQVLPGGVLRQLSTEEMATYREPYPTPYSRIPTLLWGREIPIEGEPADVHRLVLEYSDFLSHSDIPKLLIVADPGTILQEGGSELEFARTWRNQREIKVAGRHFIQEDSPEAIGVALRDFVLDLSARR; this is encoded by the coding sequence GTGAATCCATTGCCACCGATCACCGGGCCGAAGAAGCGGGTCGGCGTGCTCAACAGCGTGATGAGCTACGTCGACGCCGGAGAGGGCGATCCGATCGTCTTCCTCCACGGAAACCCAACCTCCTCCTACTTGTGGCGAAACGTCATGTCGCACGTCAGCGATCTTGCTCGATGCCTGGCCCCGGACCTGATAGGGATGGGGACCTCTGCGAAATCGCCAACCTTCTCCTATCGGTTCGCCGACCACGCCAGGTACCTCGATGCGTGGTTCGAGAACGTCGGGGTTGCCGAGCGCGTGGTGCTGGTGGTCCACGACTGGGGCTCGGCGCTGGGGTTCTACCGGGCGCTGCGCTATCCCGAACAGATTGCCGGCATCGCCTACATGGAGGCCCTTGTCCAGCCACGGCCCTGGGCAGGATTCACCGACCTCGAGCCGTTCTTCCGCGCGCTACGCTCCGAGCGGGGAGAGCAGATGGCATTGGACCGGAACGCTTTCGTGGAGCAGGTGCTGCCCGGCGGCGTACTGCGCCAACTGAGCACCGAGGAAATGGCCACCTACCGCGAGCCCTATCCCACGCCGTACAGCCGTATTCCTACGCTGCTGTGGGGTCGCGAGATCCCGATCGAGGGTGAGCCGGCCGATGTCCACAGGCTGGTGCTGGAGTACTCAGATTTCCTGTCTCACAGCGACATCCCGAAACTGCTCATCGTCGCAGACCCTGGCACCATCCTCCAGGAAGGCGGCAGCGAACTGGAATTCGCCCGTACCTGGCGCAACCAGCGGGAAATCAAGGTGGCTGGCCGGCACTTCATCCAAGAGGACTCACCGGAGGCCATCGGCGTAGCCCTGCGCGACTTCGTCCTGGACCTATCCGCACGCCGCTGA
- a CDS encoding VOC family protein: MSGSRAVFNHVGLCVSDRRRSRSFYEGLLGFEFWWELDTPDEGTDRLLQLPKPIGLHATYLVRDGLVLELLDYAGRGVHAGAHRVMDQVGLTHISFSVPDLPHVVASAESLGGSVVDGSVSEQSAMIRDPDGQLLELLSDQWLAVLPPRRQ, from the coding sequence ATGTCTGGTAGCCGAGCCGTTTTCAACCATGTCGGGTTGTGCGTCAGCGATCGCCGGCGGTCCCGCAGCTTCTATGAAGGCCTGCTCGGGTTCGAGTTCTGGTGGGAACTCGATACGCCCGACGAAGGCACCGACCGGCTTCTGCAGCTACCGAAGCCGATCGGACTGCACGCGACGTATCTGGTGCGCGATGGGTTGGTGCTGGAGCTTCTCGACTACGCGGGGCGCGGGGTCCACGCCGGAGCACACCGAGTCATGGACCAGGTGGGGCTTACCCATATCTCGTTTTCCGTGCCTGACCTTCCTCACGTGGTGGCCAGCGCCGAGAGCCTCGGCGGATCGGTGGTGGACGGGTCGGTGTCGGAGCAATCGGCGATGATTCGCGATCCGGATGGCCAACTGCTCGAACTGTTGTCGGATCAGTGGCTGGCGGTGCTGCCGCCCCGTCGGCAGTGA
- a CDS encoding M24 family metallopeptidase, producing MSPVPRDRGVRIGMMSLEDDARVDFGWLRAQRREKVFSAMETHDVDTLLLGGAGNVHYVSGARLLGRAGVLPFAPAAVVVRSTARVHLLSTWDEGVPPEITRQDLYGLSWNPANLMESLASIPGVSRSRRVGIDGVTPMFAGLISQLTGSAEPVDADSILAAARRIKMAEEITCLEVAAAISESALGAMEDALRPGITERDLLGVYYQQVARLGAPTAPSESVCFATPSRGPVWFRHLASERPIGDGELVVLAPGALYAGYEAGVARTRVAGESAPAGRADLASRCAVGMDALLAACRAGNTGAGLYRAWEDAGNRESPVPLAHGLGLGAEPPVIGLGRGCDVMLEEGMVLSVQSWVAAEGVGGCLERATVVIEGGGASTLTRYGRL from the coding sequence ATGAGCCCCGTTCCGCGGGATCGTGGGGTGCGCATCGGAATGATGAGCCTCGAGGACGACGCACGGGTCGACTTCGGCTGGCTGCGGGCTCAGCGCCGCGAAAAAGTCTTCTCCGCCATGGAAACCCACGATGTGGACACACTACTGCTTGGCGGTGCCGGCAACGTGCACTACGTGTCCGGGGCGCGGCTCCTCGGCCGCGCCGGGGTGCTGCCGTTCGCGCCGGCAGCGGTGGTGGTGCGGTCGACCGCGCGGGTGCACCTGCTGTCGACCTGGGACGAGGGGGTACCGCCGGAGATCACGCGTCAGGACCTGTATGGGTTGAGCTGGAATCCGGCCAATCTGATGGAATCGTTGGCTTCGATTCCCGGCGTGAGTCGGTCGCGCCGGGTGGGTATCGATGGAGTGACACCGATGTTTGCCGGTTTGATTTCTCAGCTGACCGGCTCAGCCGAACCGGTCGATGCCGATTCGATACTGGCGGCCGCGCGCCGGATCAAGATGGCCGAGGAGATCACCTGTCTCGAAGTGGCGGCGGCCATTTCGGAGTCGGCGTTAGGCGCCATGGAAGACGCTTTGCGGCCTGGCATTACCGAGCGTGACCTGCTCGGGGTGTACTACCAGCAGGTGGCGCGGCTGGGCGCGCCGACCGCGCCGTCGGAGAGTGTTTGCTTTGCGACGCCTTCGCGTGGGCCGGTGTGGTTTCGGCATCTGGCGTCGGAGCGTCCTATCGGGGACGGCGAGCTGGTGGTGCTGGCGCCGGGCGCGTTGTACGCCGGGTATGAGGCCGGCGTGGCACGTACCCGAGTGGCGGGGGAGTCGGCTCCGGCAGGGCGGGCGGATCTGGCGTCGCGGTGTGCCGTCGGCATGGACGCGCTACTGGCCGCCTGCCGAGCGGGCAACACCGGGGCTGGCCTGTATCGAGCGTGGGAGGACGCCGGTAATCGGGAGTCGCCGGTGCCGTTGGCTCACGGGCTGGGGCTGGGTGCTGAACCGCCGGTCATCGGTTTGGGGCGTGGCTGCGACGTCATGCTCGAGGAGGGCATGGTGCTGAGCGTGCAGTCGTGGGTCGCCGCGGAAGGCGTCGGGGGTTGCCTGGAGCGGGCCACCGTCGTCATCGAGGGCGGGGGAGCATCGACACTGACCCGCTATGGAAGGTTGTAA
- a CDS encoding M24 family metallopeptidase, which produces MAIPGTPDLARMRRQRYARLQAEIAAGGLDGLVLLGSSAVTYATGAAMPAVAGDRAALFRALAVVVAGESAPHLYTVFDDGVPAEVQLHGPLFPDLDDAMAGLAAALGEHFVPGARVGVDHLSHPMLRCVTGIDWVDASGVLGAAKLVKTGDEIACIRQAQRLNELAMVDAMRLLRPGVRQTDLSAVFLRRVFELGASAGGIDPIWQVMAPSREQGPWTLHGDLAYPTVTTDRFLRHGDVIWVDAGVMWQGYASDYGRTWIVGTGPNARQLGQFRRWRAVVDACLEVLGPGLSGLRLGEVAIEANDGVRPWIEHFYLAHGVGTDSAEMPLIGTDFGADFDAQLVMRPGMVVVLEPVIWEDGAAGYRSEDIVAVTDTGWIKLSGATYDPYGFAA; this is translated from the coding sequence GTGGCGATCCCGGGCACGCCCGACCTGGCCCGGATGCGACGGCAGCGATATGCGCGGTTGCAGGCCGAAATTGCGGCCGGCGGTCTTGACGGGCTGGTGTTGCTGGGCTCCAGTGCGGTGACGTATGCGACCGGTGCTGCGATGCCGGCCGTCGCCGGTGACCGGGCCGCGCTGTTCCGCGCGCTGGCGGTCGTGGTTGCCGGGGAGTCGGCGCCGCACCTGTACACCGTGTTCGACGACGGCGTGCCGGCAGAGGTGCAGCTGCATGGGCCGTTGTTCCCGGATCTCGACGACGCGATGGCAGGGCTCGCCGCGGCGCTGGGCGAGCACTTCGTTCCCGGCGCTCGGGTAGGTGTCGATCATCTTTCTCATCCGATGCTGCGCTGCGTTACCGGCATCGATTGGGTGGATGCGTCCGGGGTCCTGGGCGCGGCCAAGCTGGTGAAGACCGGTGATGAGATTGCCTGTATCAGGCAGGCGCAGCGGCTCAACGAGCTGGCAATGGTCGATGCGATGCGCCTGTTGCGACCCGGTGTCCGGCAGACCGATTTGAGTGCGGTGTTTCTTCGCCGAGTGTTCGAGCTAGGTGCGTCGGCGGGCGGGATCGATCCGATCTGGCAGGTGATGGCCCCGAGTCGCGAACAGGGACCGTGGACGCTGCACGGGGATCTGGCCTACCCGACCGTCACCACCGACCGGTTCCTGCGCCATGGCGATGTCATCTGGGTGGACGCCGGCGTCATGTGGCAGGGGTACGCGTCCGACTACGGCCGCACCTGGATTGTGGGCACCGGCCCGAATGCCAGGCAGCTCGGACAGTTTCGTCGTTGGCGGGCGGTCGTCGACGCGTGTCTGGAGGTCCTTGGGCCGGGGTTGTCCGGCTTGCGGCTGGGCGAGGTTGCCATCGAGGCCAACGACGGTGTCCGGCCGTGGATCGAGCATTTCTATCTCGCTCACGGCGTGGGCACCGATAGCGCCGAGATGCCCTTGATCGGAACGGATTTCGGCGCGGATTTCGACGCGCAGCTGGTTATGCGGCCGGGCATGGTCGTGGTGTTGGAGCCGGTGATCTGGGAGGACGGTGCTGCCGGTTATCGCTCCGAAGACATTGTGGCCGTGACCGATACCGGATGGATCAAGCTCAGCGGCGCCACCTACGACCCTTATGGGTTTGCCGCATGA
- a CDS encoding cytochrome P450 codes for MVTRPGVSPDAIVDFDHHSDEFNLNELAVNAELRRTCPVAWNQNYGGFWFLTSYDAVSQAARDGDTFAHKYQPNAPDGIDYQGEMGVPRPEGHPALGIGEVDGPYHQALRHALAPFFSPGAVQKMRPFMEQSAHWFLDQRIADGRMDLVLDYASPVPAILTMRLMGLPYDNWHLYANLFHSVMAVPQDSPEYANALAAAPAMMHDVLEFAATRRADPHDDLTSFLIQFEFDGRRLSDEQLLTIIWNLIAGGVDTTTSQTALTLLHLGTHPQLRHQLIEKPDLYRTATDEFLRYFSVNQQLSRTVTRDVTVGGQQLRRNDRVVISWLAANHDEHEFDRPEAIVLDRTPNRHLAFGLGPHRCIGSHLARLMAEVMVRAVLDRIPDYRVDLDGVHQYRGNPSMTGLGKLPVVFTPTPLLGTQRPW; via the coding sequence ATGGTCACCCGCCCCGGCGTCAGCCCAGACGCGATAGTCGATTTCGACCATCATTCCGACGAGTTCAACCTCAACGAATTGGCCGTCAACGCCGAACTCCGACGGACCTGCCCGGTGGCGTGGAACCAAAACTACGGCGGATTCTGGTTTCTCACCAGCTACGACGCGGTCAGCCAGGCCGCCCGGGACGGCGATACCTTCGCCCACAAGTACCAACCGAACGCGCCCGACGGCATCGACTATCAGGGCGAGATGGGGGTGCCCCGTCCCGAAGGTCACCCGGCATTGGGCATCGGCGAGGTCGACGGCCCCTACCATCAGGCGTTACGTCACGCGCTGGCGCCGTTCTTCTCACCGGGCGCCGTGCAGAAGATGCGGCCGTTCATGGAGCAATCGGCGCATTGGTTTCTCGACCAGCGCATCGCCGACGGGCGTATGGACCTGGTCCTCGACTACGCCAGCCCGGTCCCGGCCATCTTGACCATGAGATTGATGGGTCTGCCGTATGACAATTGGCACCTGTATGCCAACCTTTTCCACTCCGTCATGGCCGTGCCGCAGGACAGTCCCGAGTACGCCAACGCGCTGGCCGCCGCGCCCGCCATGATGCACGACGTCCTGGAGTTCGCCGCCACCCGACGGGCCGACCCGCACGACGACCTGACCAGCTTTCTCATCCAGTTCGAATTCGACGGCCGGCGGCTGTCCGACGAACAGCTGCTGACCATCATCTGGAACCTCATCGCCGGCGGCGTCGACACCACCACCTCACAGACCGCGCTGACGCTGCTGCACCTGGGCACCCACCCGCAGCTGCGCCACCAGCTCATCGAAAAGCCCGACCTCTACCGCACTGCCACCGACGAATTCCTGCGCTACTTTTCGGTCAACCAGCAACTGAGCCGCACCGTCACCCGCGACGTGACCGTCGGGGGCCAACAGCTGCGGCGAAACGACCGCGTCGTCATCAGCTGGCTGGCCGCTAACCACGACGAGCACGAGTTCGACCGACCGGAGGCGATCGTCCTCGACCGAACCCCCAACCGCCACCTCGCCTTCGGCCTCGGACCGCACCGCTGCATCGGATCTCATCTGGCTCGCCTCATGGCCGAGGTGATGGTCAGGGCAGTCCTCGACCGCATCCCCGACTACCGGGTCGACCTCGACGGCGTGCACCAGTATCGGGGAAACCCGAGCATGACCGGACTGGGCAAGCTGCCGGTCGTCTTTACCCCCACACCGCTCCTGGGCACCCAACGCCCGTGGTAA
- a CDS encoding sterol desaturase family protein, which produces MVGGYAGHRAAHEVPLLWRFHRVHHSIREMDWLAANHLHPLDETFIRSVAVLPLYALGFGRVSLGAFLVLITLQAVFIHANVRVNFGPLRWVIATPQYHHWHHAREPQAYNSNYAGELPALDALFGTLYLPADRWPAQYGVDDSEPAGYLRQLAWPLRAGCAVDAAHP; this is translated from the coding sequence ATGGTTGGTGGCTACGCCGGGCACCGGGCGGCGCATGAAGTGCCACTGCTGTGGCGGTTCCACCGCGTGCATCACAGCATCCGGGAAATGGATTGGCTGGCAGCGAATCACCTTCACCCGCTTGATGAGACCTTCATCCGTTCGGTCGCGGTGCTGCCGCTGTACGCCCTGGGTTTCGGGAGGGTCAGCCTGGGGGCGTTCCTCGTCCTGATCACCTTGCAGGCGGTCTTCATCCACGCCAACGTCCGGGTGAACTTCGGCCCGCTGCGGTGGGTGATCGCCACGCCTCAGTACCACCATTGGCACCACGCCCGTGAACCGCAGGCCTACAACAGCAACTATGCCGGTGAACTCCCGGCGCTGGATGCGTTATTCGGGACCCTGTACCTGCCGGCCGACCGCTGGCCCGCGCAGTACGGCGTCGACGACAGCGAGCCCGCAGGCTATCTGCGTCAACTTGCCTGGCCGCTGCGCGCAGGTTGCGCGGTCGACGCGGCCCATCCTTGA